From the genome of Prunus persica cultivar Lovell chromosome G8, Prunus_persica_NCBIv2, whole genome shotgun sequence:
attttgataaaaacacacaaataaTAATGATACAATTCTGTTAgaacttaaaatataatatacatcAAGTATTTCTTTAAACTTTTCCCAGATATGTTAGAAAAATGACCAAGAGACTAAATCGCTAGAGATACAAATTACATAATAATAAGTTGTCTTCCAGATAAAGAAACTTGGATTTACCTATACTAGAAAAACTATCAAATTGCTTAACCTATTGAAACATGTTTCGTCCCTCATAGTATTCGTAAGTTGAGGAAGAAGTGAAATTTCCAGGCCCGAGCTGCTCCATGGCCATTCAGTCAGGCTAAAGCTTGCTAGGCCAGTTGATTGTAGACCAAATGCTGACTCTGACAAAGTCAGGAAtattcagagaaagaaaaagccaAATGTTGAAGGAGGCTAGGGTTACTAAGGCCATACCTTCCTATAATGAGAAATTAATAGATGGGATGGGCGTACCGCAGCAACATATATAGTATACAATctctttttgaaatttttataacttATGCATAGCTCGGCACCTCCTTCCTTTCGTCCTTTAAATTTTCCACAGAAGATTTGTTCCGATTGAATGTCCCTGGTAAAAGTATTTGTGGCTTCATCCCTCTGTTTCTTTTTCGGCATTGTTGTTTGGGTTCTTGCTGCACAGTTTCTATTTGGTTCTTGTTACTGTAAAATTGCTATTTGCAGGCGTGTTGCTCGTCTTTACATCCTTCTGTAAGTTATCAAGTTTGTTGCTTTCACAACACCATTGGAACACCTTCATCAGCTGCCCCTGTAAGCTTCCATCCTGTACCTGTTCAATTTGTACACTCAAGCATcaatttccatttcttttacTCCAGTCCTTTAGTCCTTCCCTTAAATCATTTTCCAAAGCTTCTTTAAGGACTCAGACAAATGAAACTCATGGTTTCTTCCATAAATATCAAGTTCTTAAATAAGCAATTTTGCTTCTCTCACACATTCGCTAGTCATCTGGAAGGTCTAAATATGGTTCTGTCCGTAAAGTGGCTTAATGATGAAATTATGGAGGTGCTTTCTTATGGTTATGCATGTTCGCTCCATGCCTGTTAGCGCTTATTTGGCTGTAAAACTGTGTGCTTCAATATAAATGCAAATTCCAGTGTGAAAGTTAGACGACCACTGGACCACAAAAGCTTTAACTGTTAGGGAATGGGTCACAGTGTAATGTAAtataaaccaaacaaaaaggatttgaaaaacacagaaaaagaTCATGCTGAGATTTTTTTAGTCAATTTTGCAAAGATAAGCAACATTTTTCATTTGCTCTCTTTTAAATAAAGGCCCTGTGCATTGTGTGATAATTTGAGATTGATATGTGGGGTTTATCAGATGATTTATGAGTTCTGCTTTCTTATATTTCATAGCATCTTTTCGTAGACGATACTGTTTCATTGCTCATGAAATTAGCCATAATTTTAAACTAAGTATTTAACAAGAGGGAAGACTAATTGGCTTTTTTAATGTTTGGCACTTCAGTCATACATCTCCTCTTCCCGACACTGGCCAGTGGTTTCTTTTGGCGCTGAATGAGAAGCTTCCTCATCCATTAGTTGAAATATTGAGAGCCCGTATTATTGGACTGCACCATTTCCTCATGTTGTTTGTGATGTTGGCTTTTTCCGTACTGTTTGACTCTGTGAAAGCTCCTGGCCTTGGACTAGGTGCACGCTATATGTTCACCATGGCTATTGGCCGCCTTCTTCGTGCCATAACTTTTGTATCAACAGTTCTGCCATCAGCCCGGCCTTGGTGTGCTACTGCTCGTTTCAATGTCCCTTTATATCCTCATCGCTGGGCTCAGAAATATTATGCTCCTTACGCTTCGGATGCTAATGCTATTCGTGAGTTGCTACGACAGGATATAGCTTTCGGTAAGTACTCATTAggttccttttcttcttgatCCCCCCtagatttcattttcttgattGCAACTGTACGACCAAAAGACCATTTACTATCTGACCCTCTGACCCAAGTTTGGTATGAGCTGGGCATGAGTTATAAATTCCGAAGTCTTTTCCCAATTCTCACACATGGATAGGGTCCTTCATGGCCCCATGTGAGAGTTAGGGAAAAAAAGAGTTGTGTTGTACAGCATTTTCCTATACAGTATTCCTCTAATGCCGCACCCTTTTCTACTGCAAATACATTCTCCTTTTAGGATCAGGTGGCAGTATATGTTACAACATGTTTCATTTGTTTCCTGCAGCTGATACTGGAAAATTACTTGGGGACTTCCGGCCAGATTGGGGTCCAATGAGCTTCCTAATAGATTTCTTGCGACCCAGTGAATCGGATGGACCATGGTATAATTTACTGAAGAATGCTGGAGGCGGCTGCAATGACCTCGTGTACAGTGGGCATATGCTAGTTGCTGTGTTGACAGCTATGGCTTGGACGGTACTACCTATTAtgtgttttgaaatttgtgGCCATTGCCACTTGATGTCTAAGATGCAACCTACTTGTGCTGTTGATTGTTGATTTCTATAAATCTGATCAATTGTTGCAGGAAGCTTATGGTGGTTTTAGCTCAGTTCTCATATGGTCACTTGTCGGGCATGCTGCACAGAGAGAAATACGGGAACGTCACCATTATAGTGTAGATTGTGTTGTGGCCATTTATGTAGGAATCCTGCTATGGAAGATGACAGGTTTTTTGTGGCCATCCAAGGATGCATCCAGAGATAGGAGGATCACAATGCTTGAGAAGATTCAAAGTCGACTTACCCAAGCTGCTAAGGACTACGACATAGATGAAGTGAGAGAGCTTCTCAGAGGGGTTGAGTTGGGAAGTCAAGAGAGCCTGAGTAATAAAGGGCCAAGCACGGGTATGTGGATATTTGCTTGTGCTATCATAATCACTGCAATTGTCATTGTTGTTCTCGCCTTGACATTGACAAGCGATGGATAATTTTCTGCTCATGATTTCCTTCCACGATTTTAGGGGGTTAGAGCTTGTAGTTCCTTGTATTGTAAAATTTTGTGAAGAATTGTTCGTGTTGTAGCAGATTGAGGTTTTCTCATGATATGTTGAGAGAATCTTTTTTCAAAGGCATAAAGCTAGTGAGTGGATCTAAAAGTAATTAATTCGGACTCTCTGCTTAGAACTACTTAGGCTTTTATTTCATTCTCTTGTTAATATGAATAGCTATGAAATggaggggtgggcacggtctAGTTTGATTTCGTTCACTCCTCAAACTGAAACCGAAAATTACACATAGTTCTGCTCCATTCTTCGGTTTACCGGTTTAAGTCACCTAACGTAATGTTTGTTTCGTAGATTTGACACTTGAGGGAATGTGTATTAGATTCTTCTCCCGTTGGTGCtgcaaacatgggaaaggaagaAATGAGCTTTTCATTCTCGTGTTTCTAAAATGCCCAAAATGGGAGTTTtgccccttttttcttttcttttttttctttttttttttggggggtgaAAGGTAATGACAATTATACTTTTATATTtgtgctttttttaaaaaaaaaaaaaaaaattcctttcgGTCTtctaataaatttattttcatttccagCATTAAATTCCATGAATTTTTAGAATGGGATCTCGTATTCATTATAAGCATAATAACATAATTTAAATGAGGAATAAtgtaatattaaattatttagaGTAACAATTACTATACAAATTTTAGTTTGCCATGTGTAgcaaaatgtttttttatatttaaagttaaattaaaactaaaactaaaattaacgAAACGGTGAAGGAGAGTGGAGCGTCACGCCTGTAATAGCGCGTGAGATCCAATAACTTGGGAATTGGGCAACAGCTAAATGACCGAATCTTCAATTAGGTCACTACGAAAGAAATGAACGAATCGGCGAAGTCTATTAAACAAGTCAACCAGCTCTTAAATTCCCGAAAACAACCCAAAGTCAACGAGCTTTAATTATTCCAACAATCGAACGGTTCGTAATCAAGAACCTTCATAGCTTCATCGACCTGCAAACACAGGATATCATTTACTCCTCTTGGCGAGCCGGGAGCGCTAGTGTTCTTCGCTGGAAGTATTTTCCTTCATTGTCTTTTCCGATTATCCAAACCGCAGCTGACGAGGGAAAATTCGTGGGGAAAAATCTCTGTGACCGGGGCATCCAAATGGCGGTTTCTGTTACGGCATCCACAATTTCTTCTTTCCGCTCTGATCGTACGACTCGAATAGCTGCGACTTCTTCATCCTCTGCTTCTTGTTCAAAGCTATCTTCATCGTCTTCTCTGCAAGTTCCTGTACAGCTTCGATGTGTTCGCATCGGAAGAAGTGGAGTCTCGGCTCCCTCCCGGCCTCGGATTCTTCCTGTGGTaaacttttttcaaatttcctAGTCTCatgctttgtttgtttccCGAGAAACTCGAGGAATTATACCTGAAAATTGTGAAGCTTGCAAGTTCAGCTCTTTTAACCTGAGTTGtggttcttctttttctgaaaGAATTTTATTTCTCTGTTTTATGGTAAAACTTTATTGTTTATGGTTAGAATTGTGTTTGACTTcactaattaatttgattgtaaacacacaaataaaattacagGGCATATAACTGGAAGCTGGAAACATATTGTTAAAATGTTTATAACCACAACACCAATAACTGCTATTACTTTGCCCCTGCTTTTTCTTGAAGTTCTGAGAAAACCAAAGACAGCATGGGGTTTTTGGGATTTCCAAATAGGAGTCCTTTTTGGGAGAAGAAAGCTGATTATGTGGTGAGAGCTAATATTCATAAAAAGGTTTAGTCATAGCTAACTCACAGGTAGATAGTTGGATTATTGAAATTGTGATCATTTGATGtctatattcttttttaacgACGCGACGTAAGCAGTAGGCAGAAGGAATGAATTCTGACTATTAGAAAGGTATCCTTTTCTGTGGCTTCATTTAAAATTACTATTTGCTTTCAAATTGCAGAATTTTGAATATCTCAACATACAACTAattgtttgtttccttctttttttcaaagcaTATACCATTCATTGCAAAAAGTGCAAATGTTGATTAAAGATGTTCACCATACATTGAACAAAAAACTGTTGCATAGCAGTCTCCATTTGATCACTTTGTAACAAGTTTCTTCGTTTTTCCCATGAtagattatataaatatagtaGCCATCTCATTTCTCTGGACTATAAGCCTCACTACATGTACTTTCCGGTATACACACCATGGTATGCTGACATAATATGGCTTTATCCTCCTGTCTCGCTGGCTTTTTGGTTAGGCTACTCAAGACACAGATTTACTATGGTACCAGAGGCCAAACAGAAATTTTTACAGAGCTTAAGAAGGGCATGTACTCTTTGtggattattttttaaaatgttagTGGGATTAATTTGGAAGCACTCAGCTATCTCTAACCTTATTATCAGTGAACTAAATTGGCACCAAACCTTTGAAAAATGATAAGAAATCACAATATTGCCCCCCTATTTAAGGTATTGATGTCCATTGTCAGGTCAATCGTCAATGTGAATTATGTTGTCGTGACAATTTGATCTACCTTTTTGCCACAGAAAGTACCTTTTCATGTAGACTGTTTGGGAATAAAATTGGGAGGGGGTGCctagagaaaaaataattaaaagaatgGGTTGGAAGGTATGTTATTGATCGAAGAATGGGTTGGAAGGTATAGATTAGATTCTAAAACTTGAATTTTGGAAATATCTTGTAaagattttttctttatatataagaAGAAATCTCTTGTAAATATTTGTGCTAGTGATGTGATGAAAGCCATATATCCAACGTCATGCATTCAGTCACATGCTCTTTAATCAACTAATTTAGCAGCCAATTATTCATACCCCTCTAGTATTGTTCCTCTTATTGCTATTAGCATTCCCTCAAACTACAAGGGAAGATTTCATTGGGGATGATGACTTTTCAGTTATGTAGTTATTCTTCTGGAAGTTGTTGTGACTATTTCAATGACTTCGTTTACTGTTTCGTTGCTGTCTTTTGAATACGTAGCGTATCTGAATTAGGAAGTTTGACTGAATTGGTGATACATTAATTACatgtttattttgtaaaaattgaTATTACTAGGTTGCAGCAAAGAAGCAAACATTTTCCTCCTTTGAGGATTTGCTGGCTACTTCTGACAAACCTATTTTGGTTGACTTCTATGCAACCTGGTAAGCTTTCTTGTTTATTTCACTTTGTATTTCATTCATACGGAAATTCTCTAATTATGAATATTAGAATGCACAAAAAGGTGCTTATTCTCTCATGCGTGTAAGAGAAAAGCCCTTCATTTAAATTAACGACAAGGGATCGTGAGTAGAAATGGTCCTATATTGTTACGAGGCTGTATAGCCATTTTAATTGATCTATGCAGAATGAGTTACTTTCAAACTAGTATAACCTTTTGTAACTTTCTAATTATTGTTATATTGTCAGTAAAAACTTGACTTCCTGAACAAGATGATAATTGTTCACCTATTAGGTccccctctctcttctctctctctctctctctctctctctctctctctctctctctgccttgAAAGGAAGGTAACACGTCTTGAGTAACAAAATCTGCGGTTGACAGGTGTGGTCCTTGTCAATTTATGGCTCCTATCCTCAATGAAGTGAGTATTACTCTGAATGACAAGATCCAGGTGGTGAAAATTGACACTGAGAAGTATCCTAGCATTGCTGATAAATACAACATACAGGCATTGCCTACTTTTATCATATTTAAGGATGGAGAACCATATGACCGCTTTGTAAGTTGAATttgctttcttctttcctGAAAAATACTACTTCACTTGTATAGATGATTAGTTTGCCTCTGGTAGATGATCACATACCTGGAAATGTGTAATCTATCTCATAATTTCTCATAGTGATTGCATCCTGTACATAGGGCTAGAATATGGAGCggtattgttttctttttctttttttgagtaCATGGAGTGATATTGTTATTGTTGTTGCTGTTATGAATTGATGTTAATTTCCCTTTTTAGATTTTGTAATATAACTATGCATGTGCTTTGGTTTGTCCAATATCATCAGGTGTGTCCCTttgcattcttttttcattgttttgtcTGATTTACATGCTAAATTATGAAGAATGTATGCTTAATAAATTATGTATGTTCTCTGTGCCATGTATTTAAGCCATTATTAGAATAATCATTACCATCATCAGTTTGATattggttttcttcttctaatttgacgacttcttcttttttcggaTTCGGAAAATTGATTTCATTCCTTGCAGGAGGGTGCTTTGACTGCCGATCAGCTTGTCGAACGAATTGAAACTACTTTGAAAGTTAAGCAATAGGCAGGTGAGCTTTATACATTCATGAGAGAGCTCTTATATGAATCTGTTGTTTCTCTGCCCCCCCTCTCCGTTTCCTGACCAATCTTCTTTTGTCAGTCCAGCTTCTCAGGTTGAACCGGGAAATTGGTCTATTCAGAACATTGGAAGAAATATGGATTTGATAGAGGAGGGCATGGGAAGATCAGTCATTATTGGATGTTCCTCTGCTTTTTACTCTTTGTATGTAACTGTTTTGTacttcgaaaaaaaaaaagaaagaatttgtTCATCTCATTGGTGGATTTTGTGCGGGTAAAGCCTAGGATTTTATGACGACTTCTGTTATACacaacaacaaccaaaaacagTTTCATTATATTCAAAATCTTGAATTGGAAAGTTGATGGAAATTTGGCGTGATTGATCATATGGGCCTTCATTTGTAATGAAATTTACCTCAGAGTTGAGCTTGAATTGGAGTTTCAGATAAAGACCTTATGTTGGATGTTTTTGCATAAAAATCAGGTTCAATTGGCAATTGGTGAAGAGATACGAGTCCTTTTGAGAATTAATTGCTTACTGCGTATAATCAATTCAAAACTAACAGCCTCAAGATTTTACGATTGTAGCTCAAATGATTAAAAGTAGTTATTCGTGTATTTAAATTCCTGTTCGAATCCCCCTCCCTTAagattgtttttaattaaaaatatctaTAAAATGAAGTAGCCTCTAGATTTCTGTATAAACCTCCCCCAAatattgatgaattttttattttctaaattctaACAATCAaatatgttatgttgttacaattttttttttattttcaaattatgtTGTTgcactttttctttcaaattatgCTACATTGTTATGTCCAGGTTgtaaatactatttattaataatCCCTGAGCAAAGCTGCAatggagatggagatggagatggagatgAGAGCTGAGGAAGACATAGAGATAGGAGAAGACATAACCCCACCACTCACTCCCCTCGGCTTCGCTCTCCACGACTCCCTTCTCTCCTCTCACTGCTCTTCCTGCTTCTCTCTCCTGCCTCCCCACCCTTTCCCTCCTCTCCACTTTACCCCCCCCTTTCCTCATAATCCCCACCATgtcctctcctcctcctcctactGCTCCCCTCTCTGCTCCACTTCCGATTCTCCCCTCCACGTGTCCAGCGCCGAGCTccacctcctccacctcctccaATCCCACCCCTCCACGTACCCCCACGGCGACTCTTCCGACCTCCGTGCCGCCCTCCGCCTCCTCCACTCCCTTCCCGCCACGGGTCCTTCCGCGCGCATCGCCGGCCTCTTAACCAATCACCACAAGTTCCTCCACCACGACGACCACCACAGAATTCGCGACGGCGCCAGGGCTATGTTCCTTGCCAGAAAGATGCGCGACGAAGCTCCAAACGTCTGTTCCGATAATTCTTCTTCAGTTTCTCCAGACGACGCCGTCTTGGAGGAGGCTGCGCTGTGCCTGGTGCTAACCAACGCCGTGGAGGTGCAGGATAAGACCGGGCGCACCCTTGGAATTTCCGTCTACGGTCCCAGCTTCTGCTGGATCAACCACAGCTGCTCTCCCAATGCTTGCTACCGGTTTTTGGTGTCGCCGCCGCCGCCACCACCTTGCTCAGCTGAAAGGACGCCTCTCCGCATTGCCCCCTTGGGCCAAGGAACACAAGTAATCCTTGAAATTTTtactatttccattttttctttttaatttagtATTTTCAGCTATAAAATTCAGAGCTGTGGGATTGATATTTGTTGCAGATTGAGAGTGGTGTTTGTAGCAATAATGTATTTATAAAAGGTGTTGTGGTCCTTATTGCTTTCTTTTCACttctaatttcttttgtttgttcgAATTAGAGTTTGAGATTTCCCTGTTTTGTTGAACTTTAGCCAATATGAATGCAGAATGCGTTAGTTATGGTCCAAGAGTGATAGTTAGGAGCATCAAGAGAATCAAGAAAGGAGAGGAAGTTACAGTTACCTACACTGACTTGTTGCAGCCAAAGGTATCTTTAATTTCTCCACAAACTGGCTTATAGCAAGACAACCCAGCTTCTTTCTGCTGTACGGGGCTTACCCAAATCCTTGGCGATTTGATTTATCATTTACTTATttccctaaaaaaaattattgcatTTATGTTCTATGTTAAGAAGTTCTTTCTTTGTGATCGTATATTTTGTCATGATTACCCCCAGGCAATGAGGCAGTCAGAGTTATGGTCAAGGTATCGGTTTATCTGCTCTTGTACAAGATGTAGTGCGTCACCCCTAACTTATGTGGATCAGGTTTTGGAGGTGGGAATTCATGAAAACTTATTGTTTACTTTCAGAAATCGCTGGGTTCAAGCTGatatccaaaaaaattatgattgcAACATGGTGACAAACTTCtctattattgttgttgtgtGCATCCATTTATTACCTATTTGTATCATTCCCTCTGACCTCATGGATCCATATAGTCCTGATAATTTCAGCCATGCCTACTTTTCTTCTAAATAACCACAGTGAGGTAAAGTAACTTGGagggtttctcattttatccCTTCCTACTGTTTGAACCTTCAACCCCGCCTTCTTGCGACTGCATGCCTAAAATCTAGTAGTTCTTTGGTTCAATACTTTTTATGAACATGGCAGTAATTTAAGAATTCAAGCCAAATGTCTGACTTATGCCTACCCTCATGCCTGAGTTCCAGATTTGTGGCGCTGAAGAATGAAGATGGGTGTTGATCCAAATGTTATTTTGATACTATCGCTGGTTCTACAATTATATtcaaattcttaattaaataCTAATTCTTAAGTATGTTTGGAGTTATTCCCTAATATCCTTATAATAATGGTTTTACAGAAATTTCCAGATCCCACTAGTATTGGTATGTAtaacttttgtgtttttttctccccttatttatatagttgaacAAAAGTACCTTTTCAACTTGAACATGAAGTACCATCCTAaccatttttcttctattctACCTGGAGATAACTGAATGCTCTGGTGGAGTATCTTGGACAACTATTAACCTTTGGCTCAATACTCCAGGAAATATCTGCAGCCAATTTCAACTCTTCCAGTTTGAGTTCAGATATAAACTTCAATAGAGATAAGGCAACCCAAAGGTTGACCAATTACATTGATGATGCTATAGATGACTACCTGTCAATTGGTGATCCTGAATCTTCTTCTGTGAGGCTTGAGCATGTGCTTACCCAAGGTCTCTCAGATAAGCAGTCAGAGTGCAAGGAAGAAACATCTCAGCTGACTTACTGGTTGCACCCCTTGCACCACCTCTCTCTAAATGCCTACACAACATTGGCTTCAGCGTATAAAATCCGTGCTACTGACTTATCAGCTTTATATTCCAAAATGGATGATCATCTACTGAATGCTTTAGACTTGAGCAGGACCAGCACAGCATACTCCTTGTTACTTGCAGGTGCAACTCACCATCTGTTTCGCTCTGAATCTTCTCTAATCGTATCTGTTGCGAATTTCTGGTCGAGTGCAGGAGAGTCCTTGCTAACTCTTGCTAGAAGCTCAGTCTGGAGTCAGTTTGTCCAACGGGATCTACCTGTGTCAAACCCAAGTTCTACTGGAAAGTATAGATGTCCAAACTGCTCATTGGCAGATAAATTTGAAACCGACTCATTTCATGGTCAAGTTCGATATGCAGATTTTGACTATGTATCAAATGAGTTCGTTGATTGTGTCACTAATTTTACACAGAATGTTTGGAACTTTTTGGGTCTCGGTTGCCAGTATCTGAGATTGGTTAAGAATCCTATAGATTTCAGCTGGCTTGGTACGGTAAGATATTCCAGTGTAGGGGAAGATATTGTTCGATCTAGTGGCACTGAAGTGGCTTCTAAGTGTGGGGCTGGGAGAAGAATATCTGGAAGTGAAGCAGAGGGATACAACAACCAGGTAAGGATATGTCTTTTTAAGCTTGGTGTCCATTGCTTACTTTATGGAGGATATCTAGCGAGCATATGTTATGGTAATTCCCATTTGACTCGTAATGTTGGTAAAATTTTAGATTTGGAAGAAAGCATTGAATCCTTGTCATGAACCAGATTGAGTTTTAGAACTTGCAAGTTAAATTTATACTTGATTTATTGTTAATTGTTGTATTTAGTTGAAAGTTATATGCCCATTAAAGTTTTCTGTATCAATTATCAATGTCAGTTtgcatgaaaattaaaatttatattttgacCACGTTTATATGTACATTGTACTTGTGGTTTTCACCTccaattttattcttcttgcATTCCTCCCCAAGGAATCAGCTGCAAATCTCAAAGTTATATATCTGTTAAGAGCTCATGGGTAAAATTTGCCCACAAAACCGGCTTGTAAAGGAAGGGTGCCCAAGAGCTCTTAAGTCATTCTAGGATATGCTATtttgttgatgtgggatcttccATCCTAACAGTATCTAGGgatgagatttgatttcatttgATAGAGGAGATCAAACCTCGCCAATCTACTTCTGGAAAAATCACgtaaagaaaattatatgaaAGTCAAAGGTTAGCGTGTGGTATCTATCACAAAAACGCTTTCACAGTGGTCATGTTAAATAAGGATTGAGCTTCGATTCTTTGGAAAGCTTGCAAGAGAACAGGCAATAAGTTAGGTGTTTGAATATTACGTGTACCTTTGAATTATGTTGGGTGGATATATTAGGCTTGTAACCTAAAACCAATTAGTACGAGTGAATAAGGCCAAGTCATGCTTCCTtggtctctttttcttttgtctaatattttttttaatataagcgATGTTTAACTTTAAACTAATTTAAACTACAGGGAGAGGAATTCAAACTCGGGTGTAAAATAAGAGCGCATCCGCCCTAGCCAACTTGGCTAAGTGCTtgctttcttttaattttggggttgcattatattatatatgtctCTCTCAAATAAACAAGTATAATATAACCAATATTTGTGTAAGCATGTATTACACTTTTGCCTGAATATTAATCAGACCgaaaaaagaataaactcATTAGTATCAGCCGCTGCCCTGGGACCAAATGAGCAGCTCTGGGACGTGGTGGCATCACCGTCACCGGAGGTGGTGGTGCCATCTCCAAAATGTTGGTTGTGCTGGTGATGGTGGCAGTCGTCATGTTTAGCTAGGGGAGGATGGTAGTACAACCGGCTGGTTTGGGGGCAATGAGAATAAGACCTGGAAACTATTCTCGCGCCTTGATCCAAAATCTCCACAAACTTCATCCCCATTTTGCTCTCTTATTAATCTCTGTAATCTTTGTATGTATCTGAGTCTCTCTCCCACTCTTGAGAAAAGAAAGGCCGagaaagtgaaagaaaatgaaggaaaaagagacgAGATTTGAAATTAGTTGGGAGAGAGACTCAGAGAGAGATTTGTGGTGTTCTCTGACGGTAGAGGCGGATGTAGGCTTGTTTATATAGCTGCCTTCCTTCATATTTTgcctaatattttttttttaggtgcTTCGTTGGTCCTTCACATTTTTCCTGTAAATTCCTTTTCTGGCAATGTATTTGCAAATCGATCCCTTCATTTCTAGTATATTTGACTTTAGTTATCCATTTATACCACATTTCTCacacttttatttaattgcttatttCCCTAGATTTGTGCAAGTACGTAAAGCACTTGTACTTGTATAATTTGTGTAGTTTGAGTGTGATTGCACGTATTTTAGGATTTATTTCTCTATATGTCGGTAACAAAATCTTGACatatgaataatttgttataaTGGAATGACCAAGATTTTCCTTGTTCTTCATAATTGAGTTCTTATAAAATGTAAAACAAGATTATGAAATATTGTTGAATGCGTTTTGTAATATTTTAGTAACAAATCTGCACTTAAAAGAGTTGCAAGGAAAAGATAAACATATAGATACGCGGAAATACAGGGGCttaagaataattaaaattaccgATT
Proteins encoded in this window:
- the LOC18767406 gene encoding protein SET DOMAIN GROUP 41 isoform X2; translated protein: MEMEMEMEMRAEEDIEIGEDITPPLTPLGFALHDSLLSSHCSSCFSLLPPHPFPPLHFTPPFPHNPHHVLSSSSYCSPLCSTSDSPLHVSSAELHLLHLLQSHPSTYPHGDSSDLRAALRLLHSLPATGPSARIAGLLTNHHKFLHHDDHHRIRDGARAMFLARKMRDEAPNDKTGRTLGISVYGPSFCWINHSCSPNACYRFLVSPPPPPPCSAERTPLRIAPLGQGTQIESGVCSNNVFIKECVSYGPRVIVRSIKRIKKGEEVTVTYTDLLQPKAMRQSELWSRYRFICSCTRCSASPLTYVDQVLEEISAANFNSSSLSSDINFNRDKATQRLTNYIDDAIDDYLSIGDPESSSVRLEHVLTQGLSDKQSECKEETSQLTYWLHPLHHLSLNAYTTLASAYKIRATDLSALYSKMDDHLLNALDLSRTSTAYSLLLAGATHHLFRSESSLIVSVANFWSSAGESLLTLARSSVWSQFVQRDLPVSNPSSTGKYRCPNCSLADKFETDSFHGQVRYADFDYVSNEFVDCVTNFTQNVWNFLGLGCQYLRLVKNPIDFSWLGTVRYSSVGEDIVRSSGTEVASKCGAGRRISGSEAEGYNNQVRICLFKLGVHCLLYGGYLASICYGNSHLTRNVGKILDLEESIESLS
- the LOC18767406 gene encoding protein SET DOMAIN GROUP 41 isoform X1, whose protein sequence is MEMEMEMEMRAEEDIEIGEDITPPLTPLGFALHDSLLSSHCSSCFSLLPPHPFPPLHFTPPFPHNPHHVLSSSSYCSPLCSTSDSPLHVSSAELHLLHLLQSHPSTYPHGDSSDLRAALRLLHSLPATGPSARIAGLLTNHHKFLHHDDHHRIRDGARAMFLARKMRDEAPNVCSDNSSSVSPDDAVLEEAALCLVLTNAVEVQDKTGRTLGISVYGPSFCWINHSCSPNACYRFLVSPPPPPPCSAERTPLRIAPLGQGTQIESGVCSNNVFIKECVSYGPRVIVRSIKRIKKGEEVTVTYTDLLQPKAMRQSELWSRYRFICSCTRCSASPLTYVDQVLEEISAANFNSSSLSSDINFNRDKATQRLTNYIDDAIDDYLSIGDPESSSVRLEHVLTQGLSDKQSECKEETSQLTYWLHPLHHLSLNAYTTLASAYKIRATDLSALYSKMDDHLLNALDLSRTSTAYSLLLAGATHHLFRSESSLIVSVANFWSSAGESLLTLARSSVWSQFVQRDLPVSNPSSTGKYRCPNCSLADKFETDSFHGQVRYADFDYVSNEFVDCVTNFTQNVWNFLGLGCQYLRLVKNPIDFSWLGTVRYSSVGEDIVRSSGTEVASKCGAGRRISGSEAEGYNNQVRICLFKLGVHCLLYGGYLASICYGNSHLTRNVGKILDLEESIESLS
- the LOC18766932 gene encoding uncharacterized protein LOC18766932; this encodes MKTKQLTIVYIVGMFKRLCPSLPYLPVSSKPNSSASTHSFAFTTMWWPPRSGGLGIAAIAYVVVDYIRHLSPAWHGRLQPALLSGFALIAVSRVPFYKHWSSEFRSVFPFIGSMLFMLLALLFEALCVRFVTAALGLDWNSHTSPLPDTGQWFLLALNEKLPHPLVEILRARIIGLHHFLMLFVMLAFSVLFDSVKAPGLGLGARYMFTMAIGRLLRAITFVSTVLPSARPWCATARFNVPLYPHRWAQKYYAPYASDANAIRELLRQDIAFADTGKLLGDFRPDWGPMSFLIDFLRPSESDGPWYNLLKNAGGGCNDLVYSGHMLVAVLTAMAWTEAYGGFSSVLIWSLVGHAAQREIRERHHYSVDCVVAIYVGILLWKMTGFLWPSKDASRDRRITMLEKIQSRLTQAAKDYDIDEVRELLRGVELGSQESLSNKGPSTGMWIFACAIIITAIVIVVLALTLTSDG
- the LOC18768921 gene encoding uncharacterized protein LOC18768921, translated to MAVSVTASTISSFRSDRTTRIAATSSSSASCSKLSSSSSLQVPVQLRCVRIGRSGVSAPSRPRILPVVAAKKQTFSSFEDLLATSDKPILVDFYATWCGPCQFMAPILNEVSITLNDKIQVVKIDTEKYPSIADKYNIQALPTFIIFKDGEPYDRFEGALTADQLVERIETTLKVKQ